A genomic stretch from Acropora palmata chromosome 13, jaAcrPala1.3, whole genome shotgun sequence includes:
- the LOC141863452 gene encoding uncharacterized protein LOC141863452 — translation MALVLVYLGRIAFFFLYVLQTYLLTSYPAVYSSGFFYTLIVLFIPALVLWLFILCICDDDEGEILQWLFAVWPAYVWIALIPLIGIIFGGNDPIENKLNSEAFFGPNVLKMTLCLSPLLLLLLLSTGTGSVSYRELIWPLCLRIALDLFDTVEMLDVVLEENIVPHNIPRSFENAIITFACISFLLSPLHLMQIKLTSRGKWEYREVTSICHKTLQILVVNCIFLGLRLALFLEYGKDASIFIAKNGIVILLSLFEICSECECCGCSD, via the coding sequence atggctttggttttggtttactTGGGAAGAatcgcctttttttttctgtatgtTCTTCAAACCTATTTGCTGACTTCGTATCCAGCCGTATACAGCAGTGGTTTTTTCTACACATTAATTGTCCTGTTCATCCCAGCTCTAGTATTGTGGCTGTTCATCCTGTGCATTTGCGATGATGATGAAGGAGAAATTCTTCAGTGGTTATTCGCTGTTTGGCCAGCTTATGTATGGATTGCATTAATACCGTTGATCGGAATTATATTTGGAGGAAACGACCCTATCGAAAACAAGCTGAATAGTGAAGCCTTCTTTGGTCCAAATGTCTTGAAGATGACCCTCTGTTTATCTCCCTTACTTTTATTGCTGTTATTAAGTACAGGCACTGGTTCAGTGTCATACAGAGAGTTGATCTGGCCGCTCTGCTTGAGAATAGCATTGGATCTCTTCGATACAGTCGAAATGTTGGACGTTGTTTTAGAAGAGAATATAGTCCCCCACAACATTCCAAGAAGCTTCGAAAACGCCATCATTACATTTGCGTGCATCAGTTTCCTTCTCTCTCCTCTGCATTTGATGCAAATAAAGCTGACAAGTCGTGGGAAGTGGGAATATCGCGAGGTTACATCAATCTGTCATAAAACGTTGCAGATTCTCGTTGTGAATTGTATTTTTCTGGGTCTACGTTTGGCATTGTTCCTAGAATATGGCAAAGATGCGTCTATCTTCATTGCAAAAAACGGTATCGTAATTCTCCTGAGTCTGTTTGAGATTTGTTCGGAATGTGAGTGTTGCGGGTGCTCAGACTAA